The following coding sequences are from one Xiphophorus couchianus chromosome 7, X_couchianus-1.0, whole genome shotgun sequence window:
- the LOC114148360 gene encoding uncharacterized protein LOC114148360 yields MTYRLFEGKEHAASYWKYRISPSDHLIQQVLDFLEKHRGRPFGLAVDVGCGSGQGTRILSKHFASVVGTDVSPAQLEVALQQAKEPNITYRQCVAEELPFADSSADLVTAMSAFHWFDRPRFLQEAHRVLKPQGCLALLNYTINMELSYPGCCKDTLNQVCEEFYAALEPYRSPHLGQSSIALYQEAYGSIPYPNKEWQECFWDRNIMPLSSYMGLVESFSSYQALLREDPQGANRLSQDTTERLMSVMKVTSPETEVTVAVKYFYLLACKPQET; encoded by the exons ATGACGTACAGACTTTTTGAAGGTAAGGAGCATGCTGCGTCCTACTGGAAGTACAGAATCTCACCTTCAGATCATCTAATCCAACAAGTTCTGGACTTCTTAGAGAAGCAT cGGGGTCGTCCCTTTGGGCTGGCTGTGGACGTGGGTTGTGGTTCTGGGCAGGGCACGCGGATCCTGTCCAAACACTTTGCTTCGGTTGTGGGAACAGACGTGAGTCCTGCTCAGTTGGAAGTGGCTTTGCAGCAAGCCAAAGAGCCAAACATCACATATAG ACAATGTGTGGCTGAGGAGCTGCCCTTCGCTGACAGCTCAGCGGACCTGGTGACGGCCATGTCTGCCTTCCACTGGTTTGACAGGCCTCGGTTCCTGCAGGAAGCCCACCGGGTCCTGAAACCACAAGGCTGCTTGGCTCTGCTCAACTACACAATTAACATGGAGCTCAGCTACCCCGGCTGCTGCAAAGATACACTAAACCAAGTCTGTGAAGAG TTTTACGCAGCTCTGGAACCTTACAGAAGTCCCCACCTTGGTCAAAGCTCTATTGCTCTGTACCAGGAGGCCTACGGATCTATTCCCTATCCCAACAAGGAGTG GCAGGAGTGTTTTTGGGACAGAAATATTATGCCGCTGTCCAGCTACATGGGATTGGTGGAGTCTTTTTCCAGTTATCAAGCTCTGCTGAGAGAAGATCCACAGGGAGCTAACAGGCTCTCCCAGGATACAACTGAGAG GCTGATGTCTGTAATGAAAGTGACTTCTCCAGAGACAGAAGTCACAGTGGCTGTCAAGTATTTCTACCTTCTGGCCTGTAAACCTCAAGAAACCTGA